The following coding sequences are from one Kwoniella bestiolae CBS 10118 chromosome 2, complete sequence window:
- a CDS encoding 1,2-dihydroxy-3-keto-5-methylthiopentene dioxygenase, which yields MKAYVYDDVPGDQRLPHDSGNPISLDTLSQLGVIYREIPIDENKRWEGKIDEFAKERGYKNRDQITVTREGLGAAYEDKIKSFFDEHLHEDEEIRYILAGSGYFDVRGINPPFADRWIRISLTSGDLIVLPAGIYHRFTVDSNNTITAMRLFQDEPKWTPYSRSLPDTDERAARGEYLEQVKAVGA from the exons ATGAAAGCATACGTATACGATGATGTCCC AGGAGACCAACGACTCCCCCACGATTCAGGcaatcccatctccctcgatACCCTCTCTCAGCTCGGTGTGATATACAGGGAAATCCCAATTGACGAGAACAAGcgatgggaggggaagatcgaCGAGTTTGCCAAAGAGAGGGGGTATAAGAAT AGAGACCAGATCACTGTTACTCGAGAAGGTCTGGGAGCAGCATACGAAGATAAGATCAAGTCGTTCTTTGACGA ACATCTAcacgaggacgaagagatcCGATACATCCTAGCAGGTTCAGGCTACTTTGATGTGCGGG GGATAAACCCCCCCTTCGCCGACAGATGGATCCGCATCTCCCTAACCTCCGGAGACCTGATCGTCCTCCCCGCAGGGATATACCACCGATTCACAGTAGATAGCAATAATACCATAACGGCCATGCGTCTGTTCCAGGACGAACCCAAGTGGACGCCTTATTCGAGGAGTCTGCCTGATACGGATGAGAGGGCGGCGAGGGGGGAGTATCTTGAGCAGGTGAAAGCTGTTGGTGCCTAG